One genomic region from Etheostoma cragini isolate CJK2018 unplaced genomic scaffold, CSU_Ecrag_1.0 ScbMSFa_892, whole genome shotgun sequence encodes:
- the LOC117941509 gene encoding zinc finger protein 609-like has translation MVRTRSVAVNTADAAQATEPDCLGPCEPGTSVNLEGIVWQETEDGMLVVNVTWRNKTYVGTLLDCTRHDWAPPRFCESPTSDVEMRSGRGRGKRMRPSSNTPLNDNSNSSDNRGSGSSKTRGAAANSKGRRGSQTAGGPEDAKASPSSAKRKTKPASDMEPTSSSEDTKASKRMRTNSTGAALPLAGGKAEAPPPSQLDRTCPSPVLIDCPHPNCNKKYKHINGLKYHQARAHNEHDVRLDQDGDSEYGDDPALHPDLASCNGAAISPARSTTPKGRSFDAPSPSPGRLASKGKKKAGEGEPDAPDGGEEAACLTDDASNDGTEDRKAKKMTPGCKTDKLTQKGVKPPGRPAAPNAPSPYALQASSPALGSVVQPVPKSPQLKTPPPKAPPLADPATSPKDKKKKDKKKREGGKEGDSPKGKGARPEEGKSPYSESLDALLNGSSDTQQSRLASIKAEADKVYSFSDNAPSPSIGVASRLEAGLGPHLNQNGADTASVKTGSPAYSDISDAGEDGEGKVEGVRVKTEPDQGPREGAKKALFPPQAPSKEYYPNYDSYYSPNYPNPSPGAAPTAPPLVEGAQVKVKKEEEPEVGEDLKVKVEPPEERKVEPGPQQPSVIQQRSNMYAQPLYYNQYYVPSYSYSPDQAYHAHLLASNPAYRQQYEDRQRLADKKAEAKEREASGKDEWKHKVSVPPTLSRAPSLTDLVAKGGLNQQAKPKETPPAAEQAKSVIMAKGEDQKAATAAQAEGLKMKLSEAGHHGKEEAKPGGEPGRPAGVEPTMWYRQEPDSRLWPYVYPNKYSEAPKPQEEDRWKEERERERDRKGKEERSRPKDGGQKEEVKEGAEGRNQLPPEEHRGGGKELRPPPHMQFSSPLAQHQGYMPFMHGPYAYGHAYEPSHPGYRGMPSVMMQNYPGSYLPASYTFPSYAGKVSAGGDEGEKASRSSPTVKQPGEAKALELLQQHASQYKSKSPSVQDNKTPHDRDRERGGDRGGEGDRPRSSPSQRMLPSHHHLGYPLLSGQYDLAYASGETRTPQH, from the exons ATGGTTCGGACTCGCTCGGTGGCGGTGAACACGGCAGACGCGGCGCAGGCCACGGAGCCGGACTGCCTGGGACCCTGTGAGCCAGGCACCAGCGTCAACCTGGAGGGCATCGTGTGGCAGGAGACGGAGGACG gcatgcTGGTGGTTAACGTCACCTGGAGGAACAAGACGTACGTTGGAACGCTGCTGGACTGCACGAGACATGACTGGGCCCCTCCAAg GTTCTGCGAGTCTCCGACCAGCGACGTGGAGATGCGGAGCGGCCGCGGTCGGGGGAAGCGGATGCGTCCCAGCAGCAACACGCCGCTGAACGACAACAGCAACTCCTCCGACAACAGAGGCAGCGGCAGCAGCAAGACGCGCGGCGCCGCCGCCAACAGCAAAGGCCGGAGAGGCAGCCAGACGGCCGGCGGCCCCGAGGACGCCAAGGCCAGCCCGTCCTCCGCCAAGAGGAAGACCAAACCGGCCTCGGACATGGAGCCCACCTCCAGCTCGGAGGACACCAAGGCGTCCAAGCGCATGAGGACCAACTCAACCGGCGCCGCGCTCCCCCTCGCCGGAGGGAAGGCCGAAGCCCCGCCCCCATCACAACTGGACCGCACCTGCCCGTCCCCCGTGCTCATCGACTGCCCGCACCCCAACTGCAACAAGAAGTACAAGCACATCAACGGGCTCAAGTACCACCAGGCTCGCGCCCACAACGAGCACGACGTCCGATTGGACCAGGACGGAGACAGCGAATACGGGGACGACCCCGCCCTCCACCCGGACCTCGCCTCATGTAACGGCGCCGCCATCTCTCCCGCGCGCTCCACCACGCCCAAAGGACGTAGCTTCGACGCCCCGTCGCCGTCGCCGGGGAGGCTGGCGTCGAAGGGGAAGAAGAAGGCGGGCGAGGGCGAGCCGGACGCGCCGGACGGCGGCGAGGAGGCGGCGTGTCTGACGGACGACGCCAGCAATGACGGTACGGAGGACAGGAAGGCGAAGAAAATGACGCCCGGCTGCAAAACCGATAAACTGACACAGAAAGGCGTGAAGCCGCCGGGCCGCCCCGCTGCGCCCAACGCCCCCTCGCCCTACGCCCTGCAGGCGTCCTCCCCCGCTCTGGGCTCGGTGGTTCAACCCGTCCCCAAGAGCCCCCAGCTGAAAACCCCCCCGCCCAAAGCTCCCCCGCTCGCGGACCCCGCCACCAGCCCcaaggacaagaagaagaaggacaagaagaagcgggagggagggaaggagggcgACAGTCCGAAGGGGAAGGGCGCCAGGCCGGAGGAGGGGAAGAGCCCGTACTCGGAGTCCCTGGACGCGTTGCTCAACGGCTCCTCGGACACACAGCAGAGCCGCCTGGCGAGCATCAAGGCCGAGGCCGACAAGGTGTACAGCTTCTCGGACAACGCGCCCAGCCCCTCCATCGGCGTGGCGAGCCGGTTGGAGGCCGGCCTCGGGCCGCACCTCAACCAGAACGGAGCCGACACCGCGTCCGTCAAAACCGGCAGTCCCGCCTACTCCGACATCTCCGACGCCGGGGAGGACGGCGAGGGAAAGGTGGAGGGGGTGAGGGTGAAAACGGAGCCGGACCAGGGGCCTCGTGAAGGCGCCAAGAAGGCGCTGTTCCCCCCCCAGGCGCCCAGTAAAGAGTACTACCCCAACTACGACTCCTACTACTCCCCAAACTACCCCAACCCGAGCCCGGGCGCCGCGCCCACGGCACCGCCCCTCGTGGAGGGCGCTCAGGTGAAGgtgaagaaggaggaggagccGGAGGTGGGCGAGGACCTCAAGGTGAAGGTTGAGCCCCCGGAGGAGAGGAAGGTGGAGCCGGGGCCTCAGCAGCCGTCCGTGATCCAGCAGCGCTCCAACATGTACGCCCAGCCGCTGTACTACAACCAGTACTACGTCCCGTCGTACTCGTACTCCCCCGACCAGGCCTACCACGCCCACCTGCTGGCCTCCAACCCCGCCTACCGCCAGCAGTACGAGGACCGCCAGCGCCTCGCCGACAAGAAGGCCGAGGCCAAGGAGCGGGAGGCGTCTGGGAAGGACGAGTGGAAGCATAAAGTCTCGGTGCCCCCCACCCTCTCCAGGGCGCCCAGCCTCACTGACCTGGTCGCTAAGGGGGGGCTGAACCAACAGGCCAAGCCCAAAGAGACGCCGCCGGCCGCGGAGCAAGCAAAGTCGGTCATCATGGCGAAGGGAGAGGACCAGAAGGCCGCCACCGCTGCCCAGGCCGAGGGCCTGAAGATGAAGCTGAGTGAAGCAGGGCATCATGGGAAAGAGGAGGCTAAGCCAGGGGGGGAGCCAGGCAGACCGGCGGGCGTAGAGCCCACCATGTGGTACAGACAG GAGCCGGACTCGCGCTTGTGGCCCTACGTCTACCCCAACAAGTACTCTGAAGCCCCGAAACCGCAGGAGGAGGACCGGTGGAAGGAGGAGCGGGAGAGGGAGCGCGACAGGAAGGGGAAGGAGGAGCGGTCGCGGCCGAAGGACGGCGGCCagaaggaggaggtgaaggagggGGCGGAGGGCAGGAATCAGCTTCCACCAGAGGAGCACCGGGGGGGAGGCAAGGAGCtgcgtccccccccccacatgcaGTTCTCCTCCCCTCTGGCGCAGCACCAGGGCTACATGCCCTTCATGCACGGGCCCTACGCCTACGGCCACGCCTACGAGCCGAGCCACCCCGGCTACAGGGGCATGCCCTCCGTCATGATGCAGAACTACCCCG GCTCGTACCTGCCGGCCAGCTACACCTTCCCCTCGTACGCGGGGAAGGTGTCGGCGGGGGGGGACGAGGGGGAGAAGGCCTCCAGGTCCAGTCCCACGGTGAAGCAGCCCGGCGAGGCCAAAgctctggagctgctgcagcagcacgCCAGCCAGTACAAGAGCAAGTCCCCATCGGTCCAGGACAACAAGACGCCCCACGACAGGGACAGGGAGCGGGGGGGAGACCGGGGGGGGGAGGGCGACCGGCCGCGGTCCTCGCCGTCCCAACGCATGCTGCCTTCACATCATCACCTGGGGTACCCGCTGCTGTCGGGACAGTACGACCTGGCCTACGCCTCCGGTGAGACTCGCACACCGCAACACTGA